The Terriglobia bacterium genome window below encodes:
- a CDS encoding cytochrome c peroxidase has product MQRLAFLFALIVIPVSYLLSSSDNIQVNAEALKLFGPLPAVMSSADNPVTDAKVKLGRILYYDPRLSANQKISCNTCHPLDAFGAESEPVSTGHKNQKGTRNAPTVYNAAGHFVQFWDGRAPTVEEQAKGPITNPVEMAMPSHAAAVQVIRSMPEYVALFEAAFPHEKDPINYTNMALAIGAFERGLVTPSRWDAFLQGESSALTDAEKTGFNTFTAMGCQWCHYGPYVGGSECQKLGVVEPWPGQTDQGRYQVTKEETDKMVFKVPSLRNIKKTGPYFHDGSVSTLDQAIRNMAVHQRGVTVTEAQVKSIEAWMDSLTGQVPKSYIKRPQLPKSTSRTPRPSGE; this is encoded by the coding sequence ATGCAACGACTCGCTTTCTTATTTGCGCTCATTGTCATCCCGGTCAGCTACCTGCTTTCGTCATCCGACAACATACAAGTGAACGCCGAGGCATTGAAGCTCTTTGGACCGCTTCCCGCAGTAATGAGTTCGGCCGACAATCCAGTAACCGACGCAAAGGTGAAACTCGGAAGAATTCTTTACTACGATCCTCGACTGTCAGCGAATCAGAAGATTTCTTGTAATACGTGCCATCCACTTGACGCCTTTGGCGCCGAATCAGAGCCTGTTTCCACCGGCCATAAAAATCAGAAGGGAACCCGCAATGCGCCCACTGTCTACAACGCTGCGGGGCACTTTGTGCAGTTTTGGGACGGCCGTGCCCCCACAGTTGAAGAGCAGGCGAAAGGCCCCATTACGAACCCCGTTGAAATGGCTATGCCCTCGCATGCAGCGGCCGTTCAAGTGATCCGGTCCATGCCGGAGTACGTTGCACTCTTCGAGGCGGCCTTCCCCCACGAGAAGGACCCAATCAATTACACCAATATGGCGCTGGCTATCGGGGCGTTCGAGCGCGGACTTGTAACACCGTCGCGATGGGATGCCTTCCTCCAAGGCGAATCGTCCGCGCTGACGGACGCCGAAAAGACCGGTTTCAACACCTTTACGGCGATGGGCTGTCAGTGGTGCCACTATGGTCCTTATGTCGGCGGATCGGAGTGCCAGAAGCTAGGTGTTGTGGAACCGTGGCCCGGGCAGACTGATCAAGGTCGATACCAAGTCACGAAGGAAGAAACCGACAAGATGGTCTTCAAGGTCCCCTCACTGAGAAACATCAAGAAAACGGGACCATACTTCCATGACGGCTCGGTCTCCACGTTAGACCAGGCAATCCGGAACATGGCAGTTCACCAGCGCGGAGTTACGGTCACGGAGGCACAAGTGAAGTCGATTGAAGCTTGGATGGATTCACTGACGGGCCAGGTTCCGAAGAGCTACATCAAACGTCCGCAACTACCGAAGAGCACATCGCGAACACCACGCCCGAGCGGTGAGTAA
- a CDS encoding TspO/MBR family protein, translating into MSKSWISWVVFLAICFLAAAIGSWFTADSVKTWYPTLAKPLGTPPAWVFGPVWSILYFLMGTAAWLVYRHRPIAKVTVALTLFVVQLALNATWSFVFFGLRQPGLALLEILLLLAAIVATMKYFAHVSRLSAWLMMPYLAWVLYATFLNFGIWRLNRGAP; encoded by the coding sequence ATGTCCAAATCTTGGATCAGCTGGGTCGTGTTCCTTGCAATCTGTTTTCTTGCCGCTGCAATCGGTTCGTGGTTCACGGCGGACTCGGTAAAGACCTGGTATCCCACCCTTGCGAAACCGTTGGGCACTCCTCCTGCTTGGGTATTTGGGCCGGTGTGGTCCATCCTCTATTTCCTCATGGGCACTGCCGCTTGGCTGGTATACCGTCACCGCCCGATCGCAAAGGTTACCGTCGCGCTCACGCTCTTCGTTGTTCAACTCGCACTCAACGCGACATGGTCGTTCGTGTTCTTTGGGCTACGGCAGCCAGGGCTGGCACTGCTCGAAATCCTTCTTCTGCTGGCTGCGATTGTCGCCACGATGAAGTACTTCGCTCATGTCTCCCGGTTGTCCGCGTGGCTGATGATGCCGTATCTCGCATGGGTTCTATACGCCACCTTTTTGAACTTTGGTATTTGGCGGCTTAATAGAGGTGCTCCCTGA